A region of Longimicrobiales bacterium DNA encodes the following proteins:
- a CDS encoding lysylphosphatidylglycerol synthase transmembrane domain-containing protein, whose amino-acid sequence SALRVVLGLGLLWYVLVKTDARHALIPFLQASWVLPALLLGVLFGAGVEAVRLRVLFRAAGLRLSLSGAYRVVMIGSFFNFCIPGGTGGDVVKLYYIASGNRNRGIEVATVLLMDRVLALLALLTLVLVLAGFNANVVRTEPVLLSLVATAAGVLCTVLLVMGAVGSRRVRASRLYAAVLNRLPMRGYMERAADAAHAFRDRKLVLLAAGGVSLVGHIGAAIMLAVIGSLVVPSVASGLTALLSLMGMVANALPVTPGGLGVGEAAFDQLFRVVGASGAAAILIGWRMALIPFAAAGALMYMAGAGKRLAAPDESRQPGVDVLTGPVDLRDTDIAGMRLER is encoded by the coding sequence TGTCCGCCCTCAGGGTGGTCCTGGGCCTGGGGCTGCTGTGGTACGTGCTGGTGAAGACCGACGCCCGCCACGCCCTGATTCCTTTCCTTCAGGCATCGTGGGTGCTGCCGGCACTGCTGCTCGGCGTGCTTTTCGGAGCCGGGGTCGAAGCGGTGCGTCTGCGCGTGCTGTTTCGTGCCGCCGGGCTTCGGCTGAGCCTCTCCGGTGCGTACCGCGTGGTCATGATCGGCAGCTTCTTCAACTTCTGCATACCGGGCGGCACCGGTGGGGATGTGGTGAAGCTGTACTACATCGCCAGCGGGAATCGAAACAGGGGCATCGAAGTGGCCACCGTGCTCCTGATGGATCGCGTCCTGGCTCTGCTGGCGCTGCTCACCCTGGTGCTGGTCCTGGCGGGATTCAACGCCAACGTGGTGAGGACCGAACCGGTATTGCTGTCTCTCGTGGCGACAGCTGCGGGCGTGCTGTGTACGGTGCTGCTCGTGATGGGGGCTGTCGGCTCGCGTCGCGTGCGAGCGTCGCGCCTGTACGCGGCGGTTCTGAACCGGTTGCCGATGCGGGGTTACATGGAGCGGGCAGCCGACGCCGCGCACGCGTTTCGTGACCGGAAGCTCGTTCTGCTCGCGGCAGGTGGGGTTTCGCTGGTAGGGCACATCGGAGCGGCGATCATGCTGGCGGTGATCGGGAGTCTGGTGGTCCCGTCGGTGGCGTCCGGGCTGACCGCGCTGCTGTCTCTGATGGGGATGGTCGCGAACGCGTTACCGGTGACGCCCGGCGGCCTCGGTGTAGGCGAGGCGGCGTTCGACCAGCTGTTCCGGGTGGTCGGAGCGAGCGGTGCGGCGGCCATCCTGATTGGCTGGCGTATGGCACTGATTCCCTTCGCGGCGGCGGGCGCACTCATGTATATGGCCGGTGCGGGAAAGCGGCTGGCCGCGCCGGATGAATCGCGGCAGCCGGGCGTGGACGTTTTGACCGGCCCGGTCGACCTGCGAGACACGGACATCGCCGGGATGCGGCTGGAACGATGA
- a CDS encoding sulfatase has translation MHSEAPALLSSRILALAVWFGLFTGLLEVALLAVKKFHLHRVVRVSPHVVWMAPLADIVIFSVIAVLVIVVAKWRPRLAGYGPVIGVFAFLSFFTLTLHYTPIHLAAKALLAVGVGVQSGRWAAAHPGAFASLVSRTLGWTGWMGRRRGTVPGSAGWAASRHIIVGAVLVLVSLFGVVSARAWAMERARIAALPESFQGRNILLIVWDTVRARSLGLYGYERRTTPQLEDFARDAVVFERAFATAPWTLPTHASMFTGRWHHEISADWDDGLDREHPTLAEFLGSRGYTTAGFVANTFYGSFEHGLNRGFARYEDYRISPGQIFVSSALGNTLGCGIRNVAGCRLRGLTGYHDLFGRKTAAHVNGSFLGWLDERDESRPFFAFLNYFDAHAPYLPPEPYASQYAPGPRGNPMQLDIPGWTWTPEEVRAEQDAYEGAIAYLDAQLGVLFDELDARGLLDETIVVVTSDHGEEFLEHGVMAHSNSLYMPSLHVPLVIRAPGMARPTRIAEPASVRDLPATLMQLLGIRAHPFPGRPLLGPAPEVRTPEVLHADLTGLSFRPATYPVSRGDMRSVVIDPYHYIRDGDGREEIYDIRNDPLETLELSADPGMNSARALLREAVDRRDNGLSRGGGQ, from the coding sequence ATGCACTCAGAAGCTCCGGCTCTTCTGTCCAGCCGGATCCTGGCGCTTGCGGTCTGGTTCGGACTGTTCACGGGCCTTCTGGAGGTGGCGCTGCTCGCGGTGAAGAAATTTCACCTGCACAGGGTGGTGCGCGTCAGCCCGCACGTGGTCTGGATGGCGCCACTCGCCGATATCGTGATCTTCTCCGTCATCGCTGTGCTGGTGATCGTCGTGGCGAAGTGGCGGCCGCGGCTGGCAGGATACGGCCCCGTCATCGGCGTATTCGCCTTCCTGTCCTTCTTCACGCTGACGCTGCACTACACACCGATCCACCTGGCCGCGAAGGCGCTGCTCGCCGTCGGTGTCGGCGTGCAGTCCGGACGGTGGGCGGCCGCACATCCCGGAGCGTTCGCGTCGCTCGTGAGTCGTACGCTGGGCTGGACCGGCTGGATGGGACGGCGGCGCGGAACGGTGCCCGGCAGTGCGGGCTGGGCGGCGAGCCGTCACATCATAGTCGGCGCAGTACTCGTTCTCGTCAGTCTTTTCGGCGTGGTGTCCGCGCGCGCATGGGCGATGGAACGGGCGCGCATTGCTGCATTGCCCGAGTCATTTCAGGGACGCAACATCCTGCTGATCGTCTGGGACACCGTGCGTGCGAGGAGCCTCGGCCTGTATGGCTATGAGCGGCGCACCACACCCCAACTCGAGGACTTCGCGCGCGATGCGGTCGTGTTCGAGCGCGCGTTCGCCACGGCGCCGTGGACGCTTCCCACTCACGCAAGCATGTTCACCGGCCGCTGGCATCATGAGATCTCGGCGGACTGGGATGACGGGCTGGACCGGGAGCACCCTACACTCGCGGAATTCCTGGGTAGTCGTGGCTACACGACAGCGGGCTTCGTGGCGAACACGTTCTACGGCTCGTTCGAACACGGCCTGAACCGCGGATTCGCACGCTATGAGGACTATCGCATCTCTCCAGGTCAGATTTTCGTCAGCTCGGCTCTCGGGAATACGCTCGGCTGCGGCATCCGCAACGTTGCCGGTTGCCGGTTGCGGGGACTGACAGGTTATCACGACCTGTTCGGACGCAAGACCGCCGCGCATGTGAACGGCTCATTTCTCGGGTGGCTGGACGAGCGCGACGAGTCACGGCCGTTCTTCGCATTCCTCAACTACTTCGATGCCCATGCGCCGTACCTGCCGCCCGAGCCGTACGCATCACAGTACGCGCCCGGTCCGCGCGGCAATCCCATGCAGCTGGACATCCCCGGGTGGACATGGACGCCTGAGGAAGTGCGGGCCGAGCAGGACGCCTACGAGGGTGCGATCGCCTATCTGGACGCACAGCTCGGCGTTCTGTTCGATGAGCTCGACGCACGTGGTCTTCTCGACGAGACGATCGTCGTGGTTACATCGGACCATGGCGAAGAATTCCTCGAGCATGGCGTGATGGCGCACAGCAACAGCCTCTACATGCCATCGCTTCACGTGCCGCTGGTTATCCGCGCGCCGGGGATGGCACGCCCGACCCGTATTGCCGAGCCTGCGAGCGTGCGCGACCTGCCAGCTACGCTGATGCAGCTGCTCGGCATCCGCGCGCATCCATTCCCCGGCCGGCCGCTGCTTGGACCGGCGCCGGAGGTTCGTACGCCGGAAGTACTGCACGCAGACCTGACGGGCCTGTCGTTCCGGCCGGCGACGTATCCGGTGAGCCGGGGCGACATGCGATCAGTCGTGATCGATCCCTACCATTACATCCGGGACGGTGACGGCCGCGAGGAGATATACGACATACGAAACGATCCACTGGAGACGCTGGAGCTGTCCGCGGATCCGGGAATGAACTCGGCCCGGGCGCTGCTGCGCGAGGCTGTGGATCGACGTGACAACGGGTTGAGCAGGGGAGGCGGACAGTGA
- a CDS encoding methyltransferase domain-containing protein produces the protein MTVIGQDKESERRFYDELFRKRRRFDQFNDDIYRRIAREARAGTDGSQVLDLGCGSGTQALCLMDEGFSVVAADLSIEAVRVAEAGARQADRTLPVINADAERLPLADASLDACVCGLLLHHFTNLEAVAAELRRVVKPGGVVVAIDANAHNPPTWMFLNVVHRLRPLARLTPNQRALRSSEIRQTFGRAGFGEFRFSSVTSELRRDWLGDSLGARLNYYSRAALLGVSNAVLPQIGRGNMLLSVFRRAP, from the coding sequence GTGACGGTCATCGGCCAGGACAAGGAGTCGGAGCGGCGCTTCTACGATGAACTCTTCCGTAAGCGTCGGCGCTTCGATCAGTTCAATGACGACATTTATCGTCGCATCGCACGTGAGGCTCGTGCGGGCACGGATGGCTCACAGGTGCTCGATCTGGGGTGCGGTTCAGGCACGCAGGCTCTCTGTCTGATGGACGAAGGGTTTTCCGTTGTAGCGGCGGACCTTTCGATCGAGGCGGTCCGGGTAGCGGAGGCGGGAGCGAGACAGGCAGATCGAACATTGCCCGTGATCAATGCCGACGCGGAGCGCCTGCCCCTGGCAGACGCGTCACTCGACGCGTGTGTCTGCGGACTGCTGCTCCACCACTTCACGAACCTGGAAGCGGTAGCGGCCGAGCTGAGGCGTGTCGTCAAGCCGGGGGGTGTGGTCGTTGCGATCGATGCCAACGCCCACAATCCGCCCACGTGGATGTTCCTGAATGTCGTCCATCGGCTTCGTCCGCTCGCTCGGCTCACACCGAACCAGCGCGCGTTGCGCAGCAGTGAGATCCGGCAGACCTTCGGTCGTGCCGGGTTCGGCGAGTTCCGCTTCTCATCGGTGACGAGCGAGCTCAGGCGGGACTGGCTGGGTGACTCTCTCGGTGCCCGGCTGAACTACTACAGCCGGGCCGCTCTGCTCGGCGTCTCCAACGCGGTTCTGCCCCAGATCGGCCGGGGCAACATGCTGCTGTCGGTATTCCGCCGTGCGCCCTAG
- a CDS encoding DegT/DnrJ/EryC1/StrS family aminotransferase, with amino-acid sequence MRPSLGLRDASPVLSASASRPGHPGLGIPQSVGGARSDDVVTRYEQAFAVEVGATHAVAFAYARNALTAILHALGLVPGDGVVLSPLTCKVVPLALLGAGFRPVYADIRKGGLNLDAASARAAGAEPRAILFQHTYGLTDGAAAVAQVAQQHGLPLIEDCAQCMPEAGAGKAGTFGAASIYSNNPGKPLPSGSGGLAVLRDPSLAARVRARRDDLPVRGAAASLALRLENTIRNRLPHALYWPAYELHGRLRGRETRDTLTREIAREVLATSVRITPADAARGERWLGRIGSLRAHRAACCAAYESALSAAPGIDHVGRGAGTALYYYPVLVDNKDELLQRARRRGVQLVAWPIRTPIYPVEDESMLPRYGYQPGTCPIAEETARRLIGLPTDLATDRRAIERVVATLCEQ; translated from the coding sequence GTGCGCCCTAGCCTCGGCCTGCGTGACGCATCACCGGTGCTCTCGGCGAGCGCTTCCCGCCCCGGTCATCCGGGGCTCGGGATTCCGCAGTCGGTCGGTGGCGCTCGCAGCGACGACGTGGTGACGCGCTATGAGCAGGCGTTCGCGGTCGAGGTGGGCGCAACGCACGCCGTGGCGTTTGCGTACGCACGGAACGCACTGACGGCCATCCTGCACGCGCTCGGTCTGGTGCCCGGTGATGGCGTCGTACTGTCACCACTCACGTGCAAGGTGGTGCCGCTGGCTCTGCTCGGAGCCGGCTTTCGGCCGGTCTATGCCGACATACGGAAAGGCGGGCTGAATCTCGACGCGGCGTCCGCACGAGCGGCGGGTGCCGAGCCGCGAGCCATCCTGTTCCAGCATACCTATGGCCTGACGGATGGTGCGGCGGCCGTAGCGCAGGTCGCGCAACAGCACGGCCTGCCGCTCATCGAGGATTGCGCCCAGTGCATGCCCGAAGCCGGGGCAGGGAAAGCCGGCACGTTTGGCGCAGCGTCGATCTACAGCAACAACCCCGGCAAGCCGCTGCCCTCGGGGAGCGGCGGTCTCGCCGTCCTGCGAGACCCGTCACTGGCCGCGCGGGTGCGTGCACGGCGTGACGACCTGCCGGTGCGCGGCGCGGCGGCATCACTCGCTCTCCGCCTCGAGAACACGATCCGAAACCGGCTGCCGCACGCGCTCTACTGGCCAGCATACGAGCTCCACGGCCGGCTGCGGGGACGCGAGACGCGCGATACGCTCACCCGCGAGATCGCGCGCGAGGTGCTTGCCACGTCTGTTCGTATAACGCCTGCGGATGCAGCCCGCGGCGAGCGGTGGCTCGGCCGGATCGGTTCGCTGCGCGCTCACCGCGCCGCATGCTGTGCGGCCTATGAGTCGGCACTGAGCGCCGCACCCGGTATCGATCATGTCGGCAGGGGAGCAGGTACGGCGCTCTATTACTATCCCGTACTGGTCGACAACAAGGACGAGCTGCTGCAGCGTGCACGCCGCCGCGGGGTGCAGCTGGTCGCGTGGCCCATTCGGACCCCGATCTACCCGGTGGAAGACGAGTCAATGCTGCCTCGCTATGGCTACCAGCCCGGCACCTGCCCGATCGCCGAGGAGACGGCGCGGCGCCTGATCGGTCTTCCCACGGACCTCGCGACGGACCGCCGTGCAATCGAACGGGTGGTTGCCACCCTGTGCGAGCAATGA
- a CDS encoding GNAT family N-acetyltransferase translates to MTAVAGTTHVERLGASAVPALRDFLGQRADAHVFHSPEWLDVIRDAYGHRCDYWVARSGNTIVGAFPVLVVNVPLLGTKMIALAYQMDTGLPLADTPETAAALMDSAAAEARRTGVKYLEVRSLIAAPELEEHGFSAVDSGLVTTIIALDRLERGSVRRNHRRGIRSAEEQGVTITESRTREDLRRFVQLYVEEGRALGAPQAGRRFFDALHRHASDLYRLYLARVQGVVVGGLVTVGDGRVTYARHAAYSSPAALAHHAGTALYWRAISDAASAGVTHFNCGISWEGDTGLIHWKEGWSGETVPVRLYALGVRGTLHPPGDYLGGYGRMKAVWRRLPLPAAELGGHLVTRWIC, encoded by the coding sequence ATGACCGCTGTGGCGGGTACGACGCACGTCGAGCGGCTCGGAGCTTCGGCTGTCCCTGCGTTGCGGGACTTTCTGGGCCAGCGCGCGGATGCGCACGTGTTCCATTCGCCTGAGTGGCTCGACGTCATCCGCGACGCGTACGGCCACCGCTGCGATTACTGGGTTGCCCGGTCGGGGAACACCATTGTCGGTGCATTCCCGGTGCTCGTCGTGAACGTACCCCTGCTGGGCACCAAGATGATCGCACTCGCCTATCAGATGGACACGGGACTGCCGCTCGCGGATACACCCGAAACTGCTGCCGCGCTCATGGACAGTGCAGCAGCCGAGGCGCGGCGCACGGGTGTGAAATATCTCGAGGTGCGCAGCCTCATCGCAGCGCCCGAGCTGGAAGAGCATGGGTTCTCAGCCGTCGATTCAGGTCTCGTCACCACGATAATTGCCCTCGACCGTCTGGAGCGCGGCAGCGTGCGCCGCAATCACCGGCGGGGCATCCGGTCCGCCGAGGAGCAGGGTGTGACGATCACGGAATCCCGCACGCGCGAGGACCTGCGTCGATTCGTACAGTTGTACGTCGAGGAAGGACGCGCACTCGGCGCGCCGCAGGCTGGCCGCCGTTTCTTCGACGCGCTGCACCGCCACGCCTCTGATCTCTACCGTCTGTATCTGGCGCGCGTGCAGGGAGTGGTGGTGGGGGGGTTGGTGACAGTAGGCGACGGGCGCGTGACCTACGCGCGACATGCCGCATACAGCTCACCGGCGGCACTCGCACATCATGCCGGCACAGCCCTCTACTGGCGCGCCATCAGCGATGCAGCTTCGGCGGGCGTAACGCACTTCAACTGCGGAATCTCATGGGAGGGTGACACTGGGCTGATCCACTGGAAGGAAGGCTGGTCCGGTGAGACCGTTCCCGTGCGGCTCTATGCACTGGGTGTCCGCGGCACACTGCATCCTCCCGGTGACTACCTGGGCGGGTATGGCCGAATGAAGGCCGTGTGGCGCCGGCTGCCGCTGCCGGCGGCGGAGCTCGGCGGACATCTGGTGACCCGTTGGATCTGTTGA
- a CDS encoding polysaccharide deacetylase family protein → MDARASGGQLSQKAAGTAAVHLDLDGARHIFRLHGWRYGDEHDPIFESGLRHALDTFDDAGVTATLFVIAEDLEDRSKRALIEEARQRGHEIASHSLTHCRLANLTRLEKQHEIAGSRSRIMQALGVAVDGFRAPDFSLDPECLELIADAGYAYDSSRIAASRRGAAKGMEPARAGAHRPLSGRDLIELPLPPHAPLPVPFHPSYSLVLGEWYFAAGQRMAPTDTGPFVLLFHLIDFTDPLPKALLSGWKQRLYTLSYLSGARKRAACRRMLERISGAFTISSTNSIVQSLRIQSENQQPVR, encoded by the coding sequence ATGGATGCGCGCGCCTCGGGCGGGCAGCTCTCGCAGAAGGCAGCGGGGACCGCCGCCGTGCACCTCGACCTGGATGGTGCCCGTCACATTTTCCGCCTGCACGGCTGGCGCTATGGAGACGAGCATGATCCGATTTTCGAGTCAGGTCTGCGGCACGCACTCGACACTTTTGACGACGCCGGTGTGACTGCGACCCTGTTCGTGATTGCGGAGGACCTCGAGGACAGGTCGAAGCGGGCGCTGATCGAGGAGGCTCGGCAGCGGGGCCATGAGATCGCCTCGCATTCGTTGACTCACTGCCGGCTCGCGAATCTCACCCGGCTCGAAAAGCAGCACGAGATCGCTGGCAGCCGATCCAGGATAATGCAGGCGCTGGGAGTGGCTGTGGACGGGTTCCGCGCGCCCGACTTCTCACTCGACCCTGAGTGCCTGGAATTGATCGCCGACGCCGGCTATGCGTACGACTCATCCAGGATCGCGGCATCCCGGCGCGGGGCGGCGAAAGGGATGGAACCGGCACGGGCCGGAGCGCATCGACCGCTCAGCGGGCGTGACCTCATCGAGCTGCCCCTGCCACCGCACGCGCCCCTGCCCGTACCGTTCCATCCGTCCTACAGCCTCGTGCTCGGGGAGTGGTATTTCGCAGCGGGGCAGCGCATGGCACCCACGGATACGGGACCGTTCGTCCTGCTATTCCATCTGATCGACTTCACCGACCCGCTTCCGAAAGCACTGCTGTCGGGGTGGAAGCAGCGGCTGTATACGCTTTCGTACCTTTCGGGCGCCAGGAAGCGGGCGGCATGCCGACGCATGCTTGAACGCATCAGTGGCGCATTCACGATTTCGTCGACGAACAGCATTGTGCAGTCGCTCAGAATACAATCCGAAAACCAGCAGCCCGTGAGATGA